A section of the Oncorhynchus gorbuscha isolate QuinsamMale2020 ecotype Even-year linkage group LG04, OgorEven_v1.0, whole genome shotgun sequence genome encodes:
- the LOC124033739 gene encoding DNA-directed RNA polymerase II subunit GRINL1A-like has protein sequence MSSSSWAAPSERQGQVGDLKTKSKEELGELLSRQDKLLSNKRFIQTLPDKGKKISDFAERICLALAHNEEEERKQDMLSSVRTELQSKYQQALTQRPRGSQNKPGTSQHRRQAGDTAPGNVQELDVSPLSPNVQESKTVDTLKEDSVSKISAAGTMNMAQAGGDAGASLDSDRTKESDLAEALQRVTLSDHSTGSSGSLKDTFNRPATGNPFLGRQPQKKPHYIEVLERTEKDPVMRRQKYKPNQFAHNTDGSPSGSLSPNQSPGGLLPSPVLSVEARRERDRKHIDDITAARLPLLHYAPAQLLTLEQSADLLREQTRKHQELQAKLAAQKLSEGLRFSTGSYVVEGGSLGAYREVHDDGAQLSSEED, from the exons ATGTCCTCGTCATCGTGGGCAGCTCCATCAGAACGCCAGGGGCAAGTGGGGGATCTCAAAACCAAGAGCAAAGAAGAACTTGGTGAATTACTGTCACGCCAAGATAAATTATTATCTAACAA GAGGTTTATACAGACCCTTCCAGACAAAGGGAAGAAGATCTCAGACTTTGCAGAGAGAATATGCCTTGCTCTTGCCCAcaatgaagaagaggagaggaagcaagATATGCTGTCTTCTGTCAGGACAGAGCTGCAGTCTAAATACCAGCAGGCTTTGACACAAAGACCACGTGGTAGCCAGAATAAACCAGGAACTTCCCAACATAGGAGACAAGCTGGGGACACAGCTCCTGGAAATGTCCAAGAATTGGACGTCTCACCTCTGTCACCTAATGTTCAGGAGAGCAAAACAGTTGACACGCTGAAAGAAGACAGTGTGTCCAAAATATCTGCTGCTGGAACCATGAATATGGCCCAGGCTGGTGGTGATGCAGGGGCCTCTCTAGACTCTGACAGGACAAAAGAGAGCGACCTAGCGGAAGCCTTGCAGAGGGTCACTCTGTCTGACCACTCAACTGGCTCGAGTGGATCCCTTAAAGACACATTCAACAGACCTGCTACTGGCAACCCCTtccttggaaggcagccacagaaGAAACCACACTACATAGAAGTCCTGGAGAGGACTGAGAAGGACCCGGTTATGAGGAGACAGAAGTACAAGCCTAATCA GTTTGCCCACAACACTGATGGCTCCCCGTCAGGGTCTCTGTCACCCAACCAATCCCCTGGAGGCTTATTACCATCACCGGTGCTCTCCGTTGAGGCCAGGAGGGAGCGAGACAGGAAGCACATTGATGACATCACTGCGGCCAGGCTCCCACTGCTCCACTACGCCCCTGCCCAGCTGCTGACACTGGAGCAGTCAGCTGACCTGCTACGCGAACAGACCAGGAAACACCAG GAGTTGCAGGCCAAGCTGGCAGCCCAGAAGCTGTCTGAGGGGCTGAGGTTCAGCACAGGGAGCTATGTTGTGGAAGGGGGCTCGCTGGGTGCCTACAGGGAGGTTCATGACGACGGAGCCCAGCTCTCCTCAGAGGAAGACTAA